The proteins below come from a single Stomoxys calcitrans chromosome 1, idStoCalc2.1, whole genome shotgun sequence genomic window:
- the LOC106095191 gene encoding nitric oxide synthase-interacting protein homolog yields the protein MTRHARNCTAGAVYTYNEKKKDAAESGYGTNAQRLGKDSVKSFDCCSLSLQPCRNPVITKDGYLFDKEAILQYIITKKNEYSRKLKEYERLRKLEEDEQSQEANRQQESKVEQFVKSGKPVNGTVELPSSSKSSTSNKVDKSSISNMANGHEKKLPSFWLPENCPNAGRAKAIKPESTIYCPVSEKPLKAKDLIDVKFTLLKDGDSSKSLIAKEARYMCPVTHDVLSNAVPCAVLRPTGDVVTMECVEKLIRKDMIHPLTNQKLKEKDIIPLQRGGTGYAFTNENLEGKEKRPMLQV from the exons ATGACCAGGCACGCCAGAAATTGTACTGCGGGAGCCGTTTACACCTACAATGAGAAGAAAAAAGATGCTGCCGAATCGGGTTACGGCACAAACGCTCAACGCTTAGGCAAGGATTCAGTAAAATCATTTGATTGCTGTTCCCTATCCCTACAGCCCTGCCGAAATCCCGTAATTACCAAGGATGGATATCTCTTCGACAAGGAGGCAATACTTCAGTATATTATTACCAAGAAAAATGAATATAGCCGCAAATTAAAGGAATACGAGCGTTTGCGCAAACTAGAAGAAGACGAGCAATCACAAGAGGCTAACCGCCAGCAAGAAAGCAAAGTGGAACAATTTGTTAAATCGGGTAAACCTGTTAATGGCACAGTGGAGTTGCCGTCCTCCTCCAAGTCATCCACTTCCAACAAAGTAGATAAAAGCTCAATATCGAATATGGCCAACGGACacgaaaaaaaattaccaagTTTTTGGTTACCTGAGAATTGTCCTAATGCTGGCAGAGCTAAAGCTATAAAGCCTGAATCAACCATATATTGTCCCGTGTCAGAGAAACCATTAAAGGCTAAAGATTTGATAGATGTTAAATTCACTTTGCTTAAGGATGGTGACTCTAGCAAATCTTTGATAGCCAAAGAGGCACGATATATGTGTCCTGTCACGCATGATGTACTCAGTAATGCTGTTCCCTGTGCTGTGCTAAGACCAAC TGGCGATGTTGTGACTATGGAATGTGTTGAGAAACTTATAAGAAAGGATATGATACATCCTTTGACAAACCAAAAATTGAAAGAGAAGGATATCATTCCTCTGCAAAGG ggTGGTACTGGTTATGCTTTCACAAATGAAAACTTAGAAGGCAAAGAAAAACGACCTATGCTTCAAGTGTAG